GTACCGTAAGTTTTATGGTTGAAAGACCGGAGCAAATGGAATTCTGGGACGAGTTTAATCCTGTGCTCTATTATATTAAGCTCAACGCCGGCGAACATAGCCTTGAAAAAAGGTTTGGCTATAAAAACATAAACAATAACAATGGAAACTTGACACTGAACGGGAAACGGATTTTTCTAAGAGGAAATCTGGAATGTGTTATATTCCCGTTAACAGGGCATCCACCGATGCAAAAAGAGGAATGGGCAAAATTAATTGGACAAGCCAAGAATTATGGGTTAAACCATTTACGTTTTCATTCTTGGTGTCCACCAAAAGCTGCCTTTGAAGCTGCCGATGAAGCCGGGTTTTATTATCAGGTAGAACTGCCACATTGGAGTTTAAGGGTTGGGGAAGATGAAAAAACAACGGAGTTCTTACAACAAGAAGCGGATAAAATTATTAGGGATTATGGCAACCATCCTTCCTTTGTTTTTATGGCAATGGGGAATGAATTACAGGGTGATATAGGTGTTCTTAATGAAATGACCGCAGACTTAAGAAAGAAAGATAATCGCCATTTGTATGCCACAACTTCTTTTTCCTTTCAAAAGCCTACCGGTACAAGGCCAGAGGTAGAAGATGAGTTTTTTATAGCACAATGGACGGATAAGGGTTGGATAAGGGGACAGGGAATCTTTAATGATAAGGCACCCCATTTTAATGCCGATTATTCAGAAAATAGCGATCACATACAAGTACCGTTAATTTCGCATGAGATAGGCCAATATTCGGTATACCCTGATTTAAGTGAGATTCCCAAATATACCGGGGTTTTGAAACCATTGAACTTTATGGCCGTTAAAAATGATCTTGAAAACAAAAAATTAATTGATCTAGCGGAAGACTTTACGCAGGCCTCGGGGAAATTGGCGGCTATATTGTATAAAGAAGAAATAGAAAGAGCCTTGAAGACACCTAGTTTTGATGGGTTTCAATTATTGCAACTACAAGATTTTCCGGGGCAGGGTACGGCTTTGGTTGGTTTATTAAATGCTTTTTGGGAGTCTAAAGGTATTATATCCCCAGAAGAGTTTAGGCAGTTTAATAGTGAGTTGGTGCCGTTGATCAGGTATGAAAAAGCAGTGTATGAAGACGGAGAGGTATTTATGGCAGATGTTGAGGTAGCCAATTTTTATGAACGGTTACAGGGGCGATCATTAGATTGGAGTATTTCTGATGAAGAAGGGAATGTATTAAAAAAAGGAGTTCTGCCCGACATTGATTTGAATATTGGCAACAATCTAAGTTTAGGGACTATCGAATATCTTATTAGTGTTAAAGAGGCAAAAAAAATAACCGTAACGGTATCTTTAAGAGACTCTAAATACAAGAATAGTTGGTCTATTTGGGTATACCCTAAAAAAGTAAGAACAGACTATGATACTATCGTCTTTGCAAAAACTATAAAAGAGGCACAGGCCGCATTGCAAAAAGGTAAAAAGGTGTTGTGTAATCCTGATTATGAAACCTTAAAAGGCATAGAGGGACGCTTCGTTCCTGTTTTTTGGAGTCCGGTACATTTTCCGAATCAACCTGCTACAATGGGGTTGTTGTTAGATGAAAAAAATGCAGCCTTCGATAACTTTCCTACAAGCTCACATACCGATTGGCAGTGGTGGGATCTATGTATCAATTCTAAATCGATTATTGTCGATTCGTTACAAGTGACACCTTTAGTCAGGGTTATCGATAATTTTGTGACCAATCACCACCTAACCAATGTTTTTGAAGCAAAAGTGGGTACAGGTCGTTTATTGTTCTCTGCAGTTGATATTACAAATGATTTAGAAAACAGACCGGCAGCAAGGCAATTAAGGCATAGTTTGATGGAGTATATGGCAAGTACCTCTTTTAACCCCTCTGAAACAATTGAGGCCAATGTTTTAGAAAAATTAATACTTTATCAAAATGATAAAAATTTCGAAGCGGAAGATATTTATGAAAATTAAATTGACCTTTACTTTGGGGCTATAATCGGTTTTATCTTATTAGGGTATTCCCAATCAAATGTCGAAAACAAATTTGAACGACCGAATATTGTTATCATTTTAATAGATGATGCAGGCTATGTTGATTTTGGTTTTATGGGCAGTTAAGATTTGTCTACCCCAGAAATAGATAAACTAGCCTTCAGTGGTACTATTTTTACAGATGCGCATGTAAGCGCAACTGTCTGTGCCCCATCAAGGGCAGGTTTGTTAACGGGAAAATACCAACAACGATTTGGATTCGAAGCCAACGGAACTGGAGGTATAGGACTTTCGAACGATGTAGAAACCATGGCCGATGCTTTTAAGAATAAAGGATATAATACTTATGCTTTAGGAAAATGGCATTTAGGCGAAGAACCTTCAGATCATCCCAATCAAAGAGGGTTTCAAGAGTTTACGGTTTTATTGGAGGTAGTCGTTCTTATTTTCCAATTGAAAACCCTTCTCAAATAGATATGTTACAACATAACGGTAAGCGCGTAAAACTAAAGGGTTACATGACCGATGACTTGGGAGACATAGCAGTTAATTTTATTAATAAAAAAAGCAATAAACCATTTTTTATGTATTTGTCTTTCAATGCGGTACATACCCCGATGGAAGCAAAAGAAGAAGATTTAGCAAAGTTTAAGGGGCATCCAAGACAAGCATTGGCCGCAATGACATGGTCTTTAGATGAAAATATAGTTAAGGTCGTACAGGCTTTAAAAAATAAGGGAGTTGTGGAAAACACTTTAATTTTCTTCTTAAGTGATAACGGGGGGGCGCATAACAATCAAAGCAGTACCGGTCCTTTAAAAGGTTGGAAGGGAAATAAGTTTGAAGGAGGTCATCGTGTGCCGTTAGTAGTAAGTTGGCCGGGTCAATTACCTTCTGGTAATTCTTTAGACGGCTTAACATCTTCTTTGGATATATTTAGTACAGCAGTTAAGGCTGCTAATATAGAGGTTGATGATGAGCTTATTTTGGATGGAGTGAATCTTTTACCTTATTTGAAAAAGCTAAGTCTGGACCACCTCATGAGAAGTTATTTTGGAGAAAGCTAGATGAGAGTGCTGTTAGAATGGGAAATAAAAAGTTGATAGCTTTAAAAGATTTTGGTAGTGTTATGTATGACTTAAAGAATGATTTAGGGGAAACCTTTGATTTAACAAGAGTTTTACCAACCGAAAAAAGCCAAATTGAGCAGGAATATTTAAAATGGGAAACAGAATTAATGAAACCTCTTTGGGACGAAGGGCCAATCTGGATGCCTATAACTAGGCATATTCATAAATCGCTAATGAGTAATGGAGAACCAGAATATAAACATCTTTGGGGCAAGAAGTAGAGAGATGAACATTGTAATTCTATCTTGTACTGGTACAAAGAGTATTTTTTGTTACAGGAAATATAATAAAAATTACGGTTTTTTTCTGTTTTGATTCTACGAACTAACGAACAATCAAGAAGACAAGTTTTTTAGTACATATAATAATACGAGGTCACTTTATTTGATGTCAAGAAAATTTTTTGATGTATGCAGAAGGGGTTTCCCCGTATTTTTTTCGAAAACATTTACTGAAATACTTTGGGTCTCGAAACCCTACTTCATAACTTACTTCGGAAATATTCATTTTACTTTTTTCAAAGTATAGGGCGGCCCGTTTTAACCTTATTTCATTAATGAATTCTTTTGGGGAAAAATTAGTCCATGCCTTTATTTTGGAGAATAACATAGTACGACTCACTCCTAACTCTTTAGCGAATACAGCAACATCAAATTCAGAGTTTGAAATGTTGGATTCAACAATATTCATGGCTTTTTCCAGTAATTTTTCATCTAAGGAAGTTACCGTAAGTTCACTGGCCAAAAGATGGGTTTCATTTGAGAATTTTTCTCTCAAACGCCTAGAAGACTCCAGTAGGTTTCGTATTCTTAATTTAAACTCCTTAATGTTAAATGGTTTACTAATGTAGTCATCAGCACCACTTTCCAGACCTTC
This genomic interval from Zobellia roscoffensis contains the following:
- a CDS encoding sulfatase-like hydrolase/transferase; this translates as MSTPEIDKLAFSGTIFTDAHVSATVCAPSRAGLLTGKYQQRFGFEANGTGGIGLSNDVETMADAFKNKGYNTYALGKWHLGEEPSDHPNQRGFQEFTVLLEVVVLIFQLKTLLK
- a CDS encoding sugar-binding domain-containing protein, translating into MRVFLNYFLMVLLSVVLFQCGTKTENQISLAGKWTVKLDSLNIGETENWPNTILTGSEIELPGTLDDAGIGEPNTMQPAINNYVMSNLARKYYYTGKAWYQKKVTVPASWKGKEIALRLERIMWESNVFVDGKKVGTANSLIGSHEYDLTDFMPPGEHTVTISVDNSNKFPLVNVEGSMYPDKRNREMAHAYTNHTQIKWNGILGDIVLKVSDKGAPSNLQVYPKVEKDALRVTFESNGADVPKQLGYEIYDLQRNMISKGDVDEQHVENGTVSFMVERPEQMEFWDEFNPVLYYIKLNAGEHSLEKRFGYKNINNNNGNLTLNGKRIFLRGNLECVIFPLTGHPPMQKEEWAKLIGQAKNYGLNHLRFHSWCPPKAAFEAADEAGFYYQVELPHWSLRVGEDEKTTEFLQQEADKIIRDYGNHPSFVFMAMGNELQGDIGVLNEMTADLRKKDNRHLYATTSFSFQKPTGTRPEVEDEFFIAQWTDKGWIRGQGIFNDKAPHFNADYSENSDHIQVPLISHEIGQYSVYPDLSEIPKYTGVLKPLNFMAVKNDLENKKLIDLAEDFTQASGKLAAILYKEEIERALKTPSFDGFQLLQLQDFPGQGTALVGLLNAFWESKGIISPEEFRQFNSELVPLIRYEKAVYEDGEVFMADVEVANFYERLQGRSLDWSISDEEGNVLKKGVLPDIDLNIGNNLSLGTIEYLISVKEAKKITVTVSLRDSKYKNSWSIWVYPKKVRTDYDTIVFAKTIKEAQAALQKGKKVLCNPDYETLKGIEGRFVPVFWSPVHFPNQPATMGLLLDEKNAAFDNFPTSSHTDWQWWDLCINSKSIIVDSLQVTPLVRVIDNFVTNHHLTNVFEAKVGTGRLLFSAVDITNDLENRPAARQLRHSLMEYMASTSFNPSETIEANVLEKLILYQNDKNFEAEDIYEN
- a CDS encoding sulfatase-like hydrolase/transferase, whose product is MLQHNGKRVKLKGYMTDDLGDIAVNFINKKSNKPFFMYLSFNAVHTPMEAKEEDLAKFKGHPRQALAAMTWSLDENIVKVVQALKNKGVVENTLIFFLSDNGGAHNNQSSTGPLKGWKGNKFEGGHRVPLVVSWPGQLPSGNSLDGLTSSLDIFSTAVKAANIEVDDELILDGVNLLPYLKKLSLDHLMRSYFGES